The genome window CGGGTAGTAAAGGCGCGAACGGGATCACGAACGTCGAGGATTCGTACTTCCACTCGAACAACATCTCCAACATCCGCCTGAACGCGAAGGGCCCCCGAACCCCGTACGTCAAGAACACCGTGGTGAAGGTCGATGAAAGTACGCCCCCGTGTGGCGAGAACTGTTCGGCACCCGGTACGGTCAACAACCGCGGTGTCTGGTCCTGGTACGGTACGACGAAAGTCATCAACTCCGACATCCAGGGTGGATTGGTGACCGCACACGGCGGTAACGTGCAAACGGAAAACACCCGAACCGGCGACAACGCGGACCTGACGCCACCGAAAGGCGTCCCGATGACCGCGGAGCAGGCGGCGAGCGGTGCGGCCAAGAGTCACGGAAATCGCAAGCGAGCGGCGAAGAAAAAGCAGTCGAAAGCGAAGGGACTGCCGAACGTCATCAGCATTTCGAGCAACTCGTCCTCGAAGGCCGCGTCCTACGAGTTCGAGGTCGCCGGAAAGATCCGAAAATCGACCGATCACGGAGCCTCGAAGGACGACGACGACACGCTCAACAACGGTACCGCAACCGGCTCCGTCGCAGGCGGCACCGACAGCTACGAGTTCTCGGGCCCGCTCGTGAGCTTCAGTCTCGACGGCAAGGCGACGGTGTCCCTCAACGGCGAGCAGGTCACGGCGGGCAAACTCGGTCTGCCGAAAACAATCGTCATCGACGGCCACAAAACCGCCGGGTCGAGCAGCTACTCCTTCGACGTCGGCGGGTCGGTCGCCAAATCCGACGCCCTCGGTTCGATCAACAAGATGGACACCGTCGAAGGCACCCGCGTCACGGGGAAGGTCTTCAACGGTAAGGACGGCTATCGATTCTCGGGCGACTTGAAACGGCTCCAGGTCGACGGCAAGGCGCGCATCTCGATCGGAGCGGGGAAATAATGAGCCGGTCCCGCTGGGAGCGACTTCCCGCCAACCCCGACCTCGAAGGGGACCTCGGCTACGAAATCGACGAGTGGGACGTTATCCGCGCCCGCCGAGACGGGCGCGGCCGACTCATGTTCCTTCCGAAGGACAAGGACATGCTCCGCGACGATGCGTTCATCCTCGCTGACGCGGACGCCGTTTGTAACGTCGAAAAGAAGCAGTAGCTCCTCCATCGGACCCCTTCGAGGGCCGTTCTTCTTCCACCTACTGCCCTTCGGCCCGCCGCAGTTCGGGCGGCAATCCCTGCACGGTTCGCCGCCGATAGTAGAGATACTGGGCGATGGCCGAAACCCCGTACGCGACGAGAATGATGACGGCAGTGGCGATGCCGGAAATCAGCGTGAACGGGTATATTTCGAACCAGACGCCGAGCACGAGCAGGATGCTCCCGAGCGAGAGCGCGAGGTAGTATCTGTCCCACGGAATCTCGGGTCGAGAGACGTCGCCGAGGTACGTATCGAGTTCACGTGCGCGTCGCGAGAGGGAAATCTCGCCCTCGTCCCTGTCGTACTCCACGATTCCGGCGTCGTCGAGTTTGGGAAGATGGGTCTGATAGAGCGAGATGTAGACGCGCTTGCGCTGCTCGCTCGTCAACCCCGAGAGCGTGGTGTCGTTCTCCCACACTGCGACTTGATCGGTCAGGTCGGACAGCTCGACGATTCCACCCTCACGTCGCAGGTAGTAGAGCGCATAGCGTCGTCGTGGACTCTTGAGAACCTCGAACACCTGGTCCTGTGAGAGTCCGGAACTAGCCATCGTATGGGGAGAGAGGCCGCTCGCTCATCGAAACCAATACACCTCCGTTTGCGTACGCGACCAGCCTGTGGTCACGGCTTCCACCACCGCATACACCGGCAATCACCGCTTCCCCACTTTGTTACCACGGTGCTGTTCTCGGGTAACGTCGCCATACACCCCGTCCATTCGGCCGTATTCCTCGTTCCCGGTCGGGTAACGCCGATTTCGGCGGGTAAACGGCTCGTAGCGGGGCTAGTCCGGAGCTACCCGCCGCCAAGGAGCGTATAACAAAGAGGACAGGTAGGGCATGGGGAATAACGCCCAGTCCGTCGCACGCACGGCGGAATCGGGCGATTCATGACCCAAGCTATGAACTCACTACCATCCACTGACACGCCCTGTGATTCGTGTCCCCGCTGGGGTGGTCGGCCGTGACCGAACCACAGAGTCGAGACCGGACCATTCACCCGGATGCGACGGTTGGATACGCCTACACGGCGGATTCGACACCACCAACTATCGGTGACGGTGCGACCATCCGGTCCGGAACGGTTATCTACGACGACGTAACCATCGGGAGCGATTTCACGACCGGCCACGGTGCCCTCGTGCGGGAGAAGACGACCATCGGCGACGACGTTATCGTCGGCACGAACACGGTTATCGACGGGCAAACGACCATCGGCTCGCACGTGAGCATGCAGACGAACGTTTACGTCCCGACCAACACCACGGTCGGGAACCGAGTGTTCGTCGGACCGGCCGCGACGTTCACGAACGACCCGTATCCCATCCGCCAATCGACGGACCTCGAAGGGCCGACGCTCGAAGACGACGTTTCCATCGGCGCGAACGTAACCCTCCTCCCCGGCATCACCGTCGGCGAGGGGGCCTTCGTCGCCGCCGGTGCCGTCGTGACTGACGACGTGCCACCCGAAACGCTCGCCGTCGGTACGCCCGCCGAGATACGTCCGCTTCCGGAATCGCTCTCGGGAGGGAACGACATATGATTCCCATCGCGAACCCCGAACTGGGGCGCGAGGAAATCGAGGCGACCGTCGCCTGTATCGAGGAGGGGCAACTCGCCGACGGGCCGGAAGTACGCCGGTTCGAGGACGAGTTCGCCGCCTTCTGCGGGACGGAGTTCGGCGTCGCGACGAGCAACGGAACGACGGCCCTCCACGCCGCGTTCGAGGCCCTCGATATCGGCCCGGGTGACCGCGTGGTCACCTCGCCGTTCTCGTTCGTCGCCAGCGCGAACGCGATTCGGCTCGCCGGGGCGGAACCCGTCTTCGCCGACATCGACTCGGACACGTACACGCTCGATCCGTACGCGACCGAGCAGGCGGT of Haladaptatus sp. R4 contains these proteins:
- a CDS encoding acyltransferase, with protein sequence MTEPQSRDRTIHPDATVGYAYTADSTPPTIGDGATIRSGTVIYDDVTIGSDFTTGHGALVREKTTIGDDVIVGTNTVIDGQTTIGSHVSMQTNVYVPTNTTVGNRVFVGPAATFTNDPYPIRQSTDLEGPTLEDDVSIGANVTLLPGITVGEGAFVAAGAVVTDDVPPETLAVGTPAEIRPLPESLSGGNDI